A portion of the Actomonas aquatica genome contains these proteins:
- a CDS encoding sigma-54-dependent transcriptional regulator: MPSVLIVDDLLSIHEMLDAVIQPTGYSTAFATDGEKGLARYKEERFDLVLADIDMKPMDGITLLKQLKTYDPSAVVIIMTAYASTESAIQALKFGAFDYLQKPFRVDELISTLRRGIEFREFQLKRASSAAPEVDVADLESRLVGSSREMQRLRQQVQRLANARTPVLLQGEMGTGKDAIAELLHASSAEDGAQLVRIDCALSSEANFERGLMGENGAGGEWVQQACGGTLLLERLESLPFEMQQELVSVLRNTAHRFRLICTTTADLELMTDEGRFHDELFYRVASLPVSLPPLREHLSDLPEFIRHILAKSSNPHFDAKLIEFSPEALAVLEGYRWPGNMMELNQVVTKIAASTEARLISAEQLPMRLKELSQWPSLADHLAEQRKQYIEMVLHACRGDRGEASRVLGIDISELG, encoded by the coding sequence ATGCCTTCCGTTCTCATTGTCGACGATCTGCTCTCCATCCACGAAATGCTGGATGCGGTGATACAGCCGACTGGGTATTCGACGGCGTTCGCCACGGATGGGGAAAAGGGTTTGGCGCGATATAAGGAAGAGCGTTTCGATTTGGTCCTGGCCGATATCGACATGAAGCCGATGGACGGGATCACGTTGCTCAAGCAGCTCAAGACCTACGATCCCAGTGCGGTGGTCATCATCATGACGGCCTACGCGTCCACTGAGAGCGCCATTCAAGCGCTCAAGTTTGGAGCATTCGATTATCTGCAGAAGCCCTTCCGGGTGGACGAGTTGATCAGCACCCTGCGTCGGGGCATCGAGTTTCGCGAGTTCCAGCTCAAGCGAGCCAGCTCGGCCGCGCCTGAGGTGGATGTGGCGGATTTGGAGTCGCGCTTGGTCGGCTCGAGTCGGGAGATGCAGCGATTGCGCCAGCAGGTGCAGCGACTCGCCAATGCCCGCACGCCAGTCCTGCTGCAGGGCGAAATGGGCACGGGCAAGGACGCGATTGCGGAGTTGTTGCACGCCAGCAGCGCCGAGGACGGGGCACAGCTCGTGCGCATCGATTGCGCCCTGAGTTCCGAAGCCAATTTCGAACGCGGCTTGATGGGCGAAAACGGCGCGGGCGGTGAATGGGTGCAGCAGGCCTGCGGAGGCACTTTGTTGTTGGAGCGTCTCGAATCCCTGCCGTTCGAGATGCAGCAGGAGCTGGTGAGTGTGTTGCGCAACACTGCGCACCGTTTCCGGCTGATCTGCACCACCACGGCGGATTTGGAACTGATGACGGATGAAGGTCGGTTCCACGACGAGTTGTTCTATCGCGTGGCCTCGCTGCCGGTCAGCCTACCGCCCTTGCGGGAGCATCTGAGCGATTTGCCGGAGTTCATCCGGCACATCCTGGCCAAATCGTCCAATCCCCATTTTGACGCCAAACTCATCGAGTTTTCGCCGGAAGCGCTCGCGGTGCTGGAAGGTTACCGTTGGCCGGGCAACATGATGGAGCTCAATCAGGTGGTCACCAAGATTGCCGCATCAACCGAAGCGCGACTGATTTCGGCGGAGCAGCTGCCCATGCGGCTCAAGGAGCTGAGTCAGTGGCCCTCGCTGGCCGACCATTTGGCGGAGCAGCGCAAACAATACATCGAAATGGTGTTGCACGCCTGCCGGGGAGACCGCGGTGAGGCGAGCCGGGTGCTCGGTATCGACATCTCGGAGTTGGGTTGA
- a CDS encoding type II secretion system F family protein yields the protein MAFISSGASGSTGSKKVPASKSKKQGFWASQELAKQKANEKKAKTYKLPLEELAVFTQQLSSLLTAGLPLVQCLEALQDQTEDQVFRIVIRDVRAEISAGNSFSTAVKRFPRAFNTLFVSMVEAGEASGALSEILGKVASYFESSVKLTKKVKSAMTYPIAVIGLAIALVNVLLIFVIPVFADMFADFGAKLPAPTQFLIDLSDFLKANILYIIAGLGVFVWIFRRVVATPKGREIKDKALVKAPIFGNLIHKIALSRFCRTYATLVRSGVPILRTLEIVSSASNKVQIEGACVEIARHVSQGGQVSEVMAANPFFPPMMKHMIKAGETTGNVDGMMNKIADFYDTEAEATVASLTSLIEPMLIVFLGVVVGGIVMAMFLPIFQLGAVAGGLQ from the coding sequence ATGGCTTTCATCTCCAGCGGCGCGTCCGGCTCGACGGGCTCCAAAAAAGTTCCAGCGTCGAAGTCCAAGAAACAGGGCTTTTGGGCGTCGCAAGAACTCGCCAAACAGAAGGCGAATGAGAAGAAGGCCAAGACTTACAAACTCCCGTTGGAGGAGTTGGCGGTTTTCACTCAGCAGTTGTCGTCTCTGCTGACGGCGGGCCTGCCGCTGGTGCAGTGCTTGGAGGCCCTGCAGGATCAGACGGAAGATCAGGTGTTTCGCATCGTGATCCGAGATGTGAGGGCCGAGATTTCGGCGGGTAATTCCTTTTCGACCGCGGTGAAGCGTTTCCCGCGCGCCTTCAACACCCTGTTTGTCTCGATGGTGGAGGCCGGTGAAGCGTCGGGTGCGCTCTCCGAGATTTTGGGCAAGGTCGCTTCGTATTTCGAATCGAGCGTGAAGCTGACCAAGAAGGTGAAATCGGCGATGACCTATCCGATCGCGGTCATTGGTTTGGCCATCGCTTTGGTCAACGTGTTGCTGATTTTCGTGATCCCGGTGTTTGCCGACATGTTCGCCGACTTCGGCGCCAAGTTGCCGGCCCCGACGCAGTTCCTGATCGATCTCTCCGATTTCCTGAAGGCCAACATCCTCTATATTATCGCCGGGTTGGGCGTCTTTGTCTGGATCTTCCGGCGGGTCGTCGCCACGCCGAAGGGGCGCGAAATCAAGGACAAGGCTTTGGTTAAAGCCCCCATTTTCGGCAACCTGATCCACAAGATCGCCCTATCACGCTTCTGCCGCACCTACGCGACGCTGGTGCGTTCCGGGGTGCCGATTTTGCGCACTTTGGAGATCGTTTCTTCGGCTTCCAACAAGGTGCAGATCGAGGGGGCCTGTGTGGAAATCGCCCGGCATGTGAGCCAAGGTGGGCAGGTTTCCGAGGTGATGGCCGCCAATCCGTTTTTCCCGCCCATGATGAAACACATGATCAAGGCGGGTGAGACTACCGGCAACGTGGACGGGATGATGAACAAGATCGCCGATTTCTATGATACTGAGGCAGAAGCGACCGTCGCGTCCCTCACGTCTCTGATCGAACCGATGCTCATCGTTTTCCTGGGTGTTGTTGTCGGTGGTATCGTTATGGCAATGTTCTTGCCGATTTTCCAGCTGGGTGCGGTGGCCGGCGGCTTGCAATAG
- a CDS encoding PEP-CTERM sorting domain-containing protein has protein sequence MKVASTVSIALGLLAIGAGVHLRAQVAVTSINYGDSTNYWNSYQGGISFRNESYTVDSVGTAAGDYQFNGPLAQDVYIRRNQSWWTGPNNTTLFYQVDSYDRVWGSAPSTASEVFTDGNLFTGLRDPFANTGSSSSSQNTNIERIDFYFGDYVVQEGAGIVLFDLENFGNQGDAFRIAAFDGWDSSAAAPDSFANTGLLIGADSFGEALLSPTDNGSLEFARATYDDGDDLTGYANNFTQLGSDLNLVGILIRFTDLGMQVGDTIQGFSLMAADVNAGSANDLVNWNNSSVYRTDTDRNLYGNVDFMGFGAQMANPIPEPSTYGAVLMLTLLGVYGRRRWLLPRARALKRAA, from the coding sequence TCACCTCGATCAACTACGGCGACAGCACCAACTACTGGAACAGCTACCAAGGCGGCATCAGTTTCCGCAATGAGAGCTACACGGTCGATTCGGTGGGCACGGCCGCCGGCGACTACCAGTTCAATGGCCCGCTCGCGCAGGACGTCTACATCCGCCGCAATCAGTCGTGGTGGACCGGGCCCAACAACACGACTTTGTTCTACCAGGTCGATTCCTACGATCGCGTCTGGGGCTCAGCTCCCTCCACGGCCAGCGAGGTGTTTACGGATGGCAACCTCTTCACCGGTCTGCGTGACCCCTTCGCCAATACCGGCAGCTCCAGCTCCAGCCAGAACACCAACATCGAGCGCATCGATTTTTACTTTGGCGACTACGTGGTGCAGGAGGGCGCGGGCATCGTGCTTTTCGACCTCGAGAACTTCGGCAACCAAGGCGATGCCTTCCGTATCGCCGCCTTCGACGGTTGGGACTCCAGTGCGGCGGCCCCGGACTCCTTTGCCAACACCGGCCTGCTCATCGGCGCCGATTCCTTCGGTGAAGCCCTGCTCTCCCCCACCGACAACGGCAGCCTCGAGTTTGCCCGCGCCACCTATGACGACGGCGACGACCTGACCGGTTACGCCAATAATTTCACCCAGCTCGGCTCCGACCTCAACCTCGTCGGCATCCTGATTCGCTTCACCGATTTGGGCATGCAGGTTGGGGACACCATTCAGGGGTTTTCGTTGATGGCCGCGGATGTGAACGCCGGCTCCGCCAACGATCTGGTTAATTGGAACAACAGTTCGGTCTACCGCACCGACACCGACCGCAACCTCTACGGCAACGTCGACTTCATGGGCTTCGGGGCGCAGATGGCTAATCCGATCCCGGAACCGTCGACCTACGGCGCGGTGCTCATGCTGACACTTCTAGGCGTCTACGGTCGGCGGCGTTGGCTGCTACCCCGCGCCCGAGCGCTCAAGCGAGCGGCTTGA
- a CDS encoding CoF synthetase has protein sequence MSAPQFANDPAQLGVNPTSDDAERVPAPLESEIRRIYERSPLYAQRFPLHEEPLRWGCYEEIPRLTKREIVERGHQSFFADYSEIERGLEESRFEYESTSGTTSGPMTVIMEDGWWDEQTARAYEASPILRQFVGKAYRKCILAPVGCSSNLCPYEDHPFPHRYLNGTHYLNLTSDPFVFREAEWDRIVVELQAVKPDVIEGEPIYLSLLAREVSKRGVTVPSVKAVILTYGKASLQHSRRIAEVFPAPQVDLYGSTEAGYLFVGDAFADNSQVIDANAFVELVPYRGLDEVFQIIVTTRGREAMPLLRYHTGDIVQRFPQGYRLLGREGGLHFRADGSLVSPTDIDQVLPEDFKCWHYSLVQAKADRWDFHYVADHTAPDSVTAAIAQVLGDGARVVPFRRRHIPPAASGKFALLKPLA, from the coding sequence ATGTCCGCTCCCCAGTTTGCCAACGATCCCGCCCAACTTGGGGTCAACCCGACCTCCGATGATGCCGAGCGCGTGCCCGCGCCGCTGGAGAGTGAGATCCGCCGTATTTACGAGCGCAGTCCGCTCTACGCCCAACGTTTCCCGCTGCATGAGGAACCGCTGCGCTGGGGTTGCTATGAAGAGATCCCGCGGCTGACCAAGCGCGAGATCGTGGAACGCGGCCATCAGTCCTTCTTCGCCGATTACAGCGAAATCGAGCGCGGTCTCGAGGAGTCGCGTTTCGAATACGAGAGCACCTCGGGCACGACGTCCGGACCCATGACCGTGATCATGGAGGACGGTTGGTGGGACGAACAGACCGCGCGCGCCTACGAGGCCTCCCCGATTCTGCGCCAGTTTGTGGGTAAAGCCTACCGCAAGTGCATCCTCGCGCCGGTGGGCTGTTCGAGCAACTTGTGTCCCTACGAGGACCACCCCTTCCCGCACCGCTATTTAAACGGCACGCACTACCTGAACCTCACCAGCGATCCGTTTGTGTTTCGCGAGGCGGAATGGGATCGCATCGTGGTGGAGCTCCAAGCCGTGAAACCGGACGTGATCGAGGGGGAGCCGATCTACCTTTCGTTGTTGGCGCGTGAGGTCTCCAAGCGCGGCGTCACTGTGCCGAGCGTCAAGGCCGTCATCCTGACCTATGGTAAAGCGAGTCTGCAGCACAGTCGCCGCATTGCCGAAGTGTTCCCTGCGCCGCAGGTCGACCTCTATGGTTCGACCGAAGCGGGCTATCTTTTCGTGGGGGACGCTTTTGCCGACAACTCCCAGGTGATCGACGCCAACGCCTTCGTGGAGTTGGTGCCCTACCGGGGGCTCGACGAAGTGTTTCAGATCATCGTCACCACTCGAGGCCGCGAAGCCATGCCGCTGCTGCGTTACCACACCGGCGATATCGTGCAGCGTTTTCCGCAAGGTTACCGTCTGCTCGGTCGCGAGGGCGGGCTGCATTTCCGGGCCGATGGTTCGCTGGTTTCGCCGACGGATATCGATCAGGTCCTGCCGGAGGACTTCAAGTGCTGGCACTACTCGCTGGTGCAGGCCAAGGCGGACCGTTGGGACTTTCACTACGTGGCGGATCATACCGCGCCCGATAGCGTGACGGCCGCGATCGCCCAAGTTCTCGGTGATGGCGCTCGCGTGGTGCCGTTTCGCCGTCGCCACATCCCGCCAGCGGCGAGTGGTAAGTTTGCCCTGCTCAAGCCGCTCGCTTGA
- the carB gene encoding carbamoyl-phosphate synthase large subunit: protein MPKRDDLKTILIIGAGPIVIGQACEFDYSGTQACKALKEEGYRVVLVNSNPATIMTDPEFADVTYIEPLTVEFVEKIIAKEKPDALLPTLGGQTALNLSMELHEQGILEKYGVEMIGAKPEAIDKGEDRELFKQAMLKIGLDIAHSRTVKSLAEAREAAEELGNMPLIIRPSFTLGGSGGGIAYNFEEFEEIVANGLDLSPVHEVLIEECLLGWKEYEMEVMRDHKDQCVVICSIENFDPMGVHTGDSITVAPAMTLSDKEFQAMRDASFAVIREIGVETGGSNIQFSLDPKTGRQVVIEMNPRVSRSSALASKATGFPIAKIAAKLAVGYTLDELQNDITRLTPASFEPTIDYVVTKIPRFTFEKFPGCEPTLTSAMKSVGEAMAIGRTFKESMQKALRSLEIGARGFGAGGKLGDDTPADQSLIVAKLGTPNPERIFYIRYAFLAGMSLDEVFELTKIDPWFLHQLREIFDMEQAVKGQTLETLDTNLLRRAKKFGFCDAQLAHLLGSDLDAVRAARKERGVQTTYRLVDTCAAEFEAFTPYYYSSYGDENEIMPGGKKKIMILGGGPNRIGQGIEFDYCCVHASFALREIGYETVMVNSNPETVSTDYDTSDRLYFEPLTLEDVLEIYEQEGCDGAIVQFGGQTPLNLATDLKARGVNIIGTSPEMIDAAEDRKQFAAILHKLGLKQPANRTAMNENDALTAAHELGFPVLLRPSFVLGGRGMFIVYSEEEFKSVVRQAFDAMPDKPVLIDKFLEDAIELDVDCISDGETSIIGGMLEHIEFAGVHSGDAAMVMPPHTLGKEMIDTVRDATLALAKELNVVGLMNVQFAIKDNELFLIEVNPRASRTVPFVAKAMGVPLAKLAAKIMAGHKLKELGFTDEIVPKHWCVKESVFPFVRFPGCTIQLSPEMRSTGEVMGVDEDLGVAFAKAQAAAKPGLPVGGNVFLSVKDADKPRAVDLARRLVRLGFKLFSTGGTAKVLAENGVEVTRLAKINEGRPTAVDMIKNNQIKLVINTPGGMIPRKDENKIRAASYAHNVCLMTTVMGAFAAVKGIEALKEKQIEVMPIQHYVKNVRPV, encoded by the coding sequence ATGCCAAAGCGCGACGACCTCAAAACCATCCTCATCATCGGCGCCGGTCCTATCGTGATCGGCCAAGCCTGCGAATTCGACTACTCCGGCACCCAAGCGTGCAAAGCCCTCAAAGAAGAGGGTTACCGGGTTGTCTTGGTGAATTCCAATCCGGCGACCATCATGACCGACCCGGAGTTCGCCGATGTGACCTACATCGAGCCACTCACGGTGGAGTTCGTGGAAAAGATCATCGCCAAAGAGAAGCCGGACGCGCTGCTGCCTACGCTCGGTGGTCAGACTGCGCTCAATCTCTCCATGGAGCTGCACGAGCAAGGCATCTTGGAGAAATACGGCGTCGAGATGATCGGCGCCAAACCCGAGGCAATCGACAAGGGTGAGGACCGCGAGCTCTTCAAGCAGGCCATGCTCAAGATCGGCCTCGATATCGCACACTCCCGCACGGTGAAATCCTTGGCCGAGGCCCGCGAAGCGGCGGAGGAGCTCGGCAATATGCCGCTCATCATCCGACCGTCCTTCACGCTCGGCGGCTCCGGCGGCGGCATTGCCTACAATTTTGAGGAGTTTGAGGAAATTGTGGCCAACGGTCTCGATCTCTCTCCCGTGCACGAAGTCCTCATCGAGGAATGTCTGCTCGGTTGGAAGGAATACGAGATGGAGGTCATGCGCGATCACAAGGACCAGTGCGTCGTGATCTGCTCGATCGAGAACTTCGATCCCATGGGCGTGCACACCGGCGACTCCATCACGGTGGCGCCGGCGATGACCCTCTCGGACAAGGAATTCCAAGCCATGCGTGACGCCTCCTTCGCGGTCATCCGCGAGATCGGCGTCGAGACTGGCGGTTCCAACATCCAGTTTTCGCTCGATCCGAAGACGGGCCGTCAGGTCGTCATCGAGATGAACCCGCGGGTGTCGCGTTCGTCCGCGCTCGCCTCGAAGGCCACGGGTTTCCCGATCGCCAAGATCGCGGCCAAGCTGGCCGTGGGCTACACGCTCGATGAGCTGCAAAACGACATCACCCGTCTCACGCCGGCGTCGTTTGAGCCGACCATCGATTATGTGGTGACGAAGATCCCGCGCTTCACCTTTGAGAAGTTCCCGGGCTGCGAGCCGACCCTGACCTCCGCCATGAAATCGGTGGGTGAGGCCATGGCCATTGGTCGCACCTTCAAGGAGTCGATGCAGAAGGCGCTGCGTTCGCTCGAGATCGGGGCCCGGGGTTTTGGCGCGGGCGGCAAGCTCGGCGACGACACGCCGGCGGACCAGAGCCTTATCGTGGCCAAACTCGGCACGCCCAACCCGGAGCGCATCTTCTACATCCGCTACGCCTTCCTCGCCGGCATGTCCCTGGATGAGGTCTTCGAACTCACGAAGATCGATCCGTGGTTCCTGCACCAGCTTCGCGAGATCTTCGATATGGAGCAGGCGGTGAAGGGCCAGACGCTCGAAACCCTCGACACCAACCTGCTGCGCCGCGCCAAGAAATTTGGTTTCTGCGATGCCCAGCTCGCCCACCTGCTCGGCAGCGATCTCGACGCGGTGCGTGCCGCCCGTAAGGAGCGCGGCGTGCAGACCACCTACCGTCTGGTCGATACCTGCGCGGCTGAGTTTGAAGCGTTCACCCCGTATTACTATTCCAGCTACGGCGACGAGAACGAGATCATGCCGGGCGGCAAGAAGAAGATCATGATCTTGGGCGGCGGTCCCAACCGCATCGGCCAGGGCATCGAGTTCGACTACTGCTGCGTGCACGCGAGTTTTGCCCTGCGCGAGATCGGTTACGAGACGGTGATGGTGAACTCCAATCCGGAGACCGTTTCCACCGACTACGACACGTCCGACCGCCTTTATTTCGAGCCGCTCACCCTCGAGGACGTGCTGGAAATCTACGAGCAGGAGGGCTGCGACGGCGCCATCGTGCAGTTCGGCGGTCAGACTCCGCTCAATCTCGCCACCGATCTCAAGGCGCGCGGCGTGAACATCATCGGCACCTCGCCCGAGATGATCGATGCGGCCGAGGACCGGAAGCAGTTCGCGGCCATCCTGCACAAGCTCGGTCTCAAGCAGCCGGCCAATCGCACGGCGATGAACGAGAACGACGCCCTGACCGCGGCGCACGAACTCGGCTTCCCGGTGCTGCTGCGCCCTTCCTTCGTGCTCGGCGGACGCGGTATGTTCATCGTCTACAGCGAAGAGGAGTTTAAGAGCGTCGTGCGCCAGGCGTTTGACGCCATGCCCGACAAGCCGGTGCTCATCGACAAGTTCCTCGAGGACGCCATCGAGCTCGACGTCGACTGCATCAGCGACGGCGAGACGTCGATCATCGGCGGTATGCTTGAGCACATTGAGTTTGCCGGCGTGCACTCCGGCGACGCCGCCATGGTCATGCCCCCGCACACGCTCGGTAAGGAAATGATCGATACGGTGCGTGATGCCACTCTCGCGCTCGCCAAGGAGCTCAACGTGGTGGGCCTGATGAACGTCCAGTTCGCCATCAAGGACAACGAGCTGTTCCTCATCGAAGTGAACCCGCGCGCCTCGCGCACGGTGCCCTTCGTCGCCAAGGCGATGGGCGTGCCCTTGGCCAAACTCGCGGCGAAGATCATGGCGGGCCACAAGCTCAAGGAGCTTGGTTTTACCGACGAGATCGTGCCCAAGCACTGGTGCGTGAAGGAGTCCGTGTTCCCGTTTGTGCGCTTCCCCGGTTGCACCATCCAACTGAGTCCCGAGATGCGCTCCACCGGTGAGGTGATGGGCGTCGACGAGGACCTCGGTGTTGCCTTTGCCAAGGCCCAGGCTGCGGCCAAGCCCGGCCTGCCGGTCGGCGGCAACGTGTTCCTCTCGGTCAAGGATGCCGACAAACCGCGCGCGGTGGATCTCGCCCGTCGCCTGGTGCGTCTCGGCTTCAAGCTCTTCTCGACCGGGGGCACCGCCAAGGTGCTGGCCGAGAACGGAGTCGAGGTCACCCGTCTGGCCAAGATCAACGAAGGCCGCCCGACCGCGGTCGACATGATCAAGAACAACCAGATCAAGTTGGTGATCAACACCCCCGGCGGCATGATTCCGCGTAAGGATGAGAACAAGATCCGCGCCGCTTCCTATGCTCACAACGTCTGCCTCATGACTACGGTCATGGGCGCCTTCGCCGCCGTGAAGGGCATCGAAGCCCTCAAGGAAAAGCAGATCGAAGTGATGCCCATCCAGCACTACGTGAAAAACGTGCGTCCGGTCTGA
- the purU gene encoding formyltetrahydrofolate deformylase: MSATEVAPHICLLHGPDQPGLVAKVSNWIFERGGNILHADQHRDVEQGIFFQRVEWIPASESADEQTAFKRFATELGMNPEVSAPGARPKVAIFVSKADHCFHDIVLRWKAGEFACDIVAVVSNHRVMEEAARNYGLPFHHIPVSAATKVEAETAQLKLLAELDVDLVIMARYMQVLSDRFLDGFGKPVINIHHSFLPAFAGGRPYHQAHTRGVKLIGATAHYATAVLDDGPIIQQDVARVTHRHEVNDLIRKGRDLEKLVLAQAVRWHLEHRVLVYGNKTVVFD; this comes from the coding sequence ATGTCTGCCACCGAGGTAGCGCCGCATATCTGTCTGCTCCACGGTCCCGATCAACCGGGACTCGTGGCCAAGGTGTCCAATTGGATTTTCGAACGCGGGGGAAACATCCTCCACGCCGACCAACACCGTGACGTCGAGCAGGGGATCTTCTTCCAACGCGTCGAGTGGATCCCGGCCAGCGAATCGGCCGACGAACAAACGGCGTTTAAACGTTTCGCGACCGAGTTGGGCATGAACCCGGAAGTCTCGGCTCCGGGCGCTCGGCCCAAGGTGGCGATCTTCGTATCCAAGGCGGATCACTGTTTCCACGACATCGTGCTGCGTTGGAAAGCGGGCGAGTTCGCCTGCGACATCGTGGCGGTCGTTTCCAATCACCGCGTGATGGAAGAGGCGGCCCGCAACTATGGCCTGCCCTTTCACCACATCCCGGTGAGTGCTGCGACCAAAGTGGAGGCGGAGACGGCGCAACTGAAGCTGTTGGCCGAGCTCGACGTCGATCTGGTGATCATGGCGCGTTACATGCAGGTGCTGTCCGATCGTTTCCTCGATGGTTTCGGCAAACCCGTCATCAACATCCATCACTCCTTTCTGCCCGCCTTCGCCGGTGGCCGCCCCTATCATCAGGCACACACCCGTGGCGTGAAGTTGATCGGTGCGACGGCCCACTATGCCACCGCCGTGCTCGACGACGGTCCGATCATCCAGCAGGACGTGGCTCGTGTGACGCACCGTCACGAAGTGAATGACCTCATTCGCAAAGGCCGTGACTTGGAGAAACTGGTGCTCGCCCAGGCCGTGCGATGGCATTTGGAGCACCGCGTGCTCGTTTACGGCAACAAGACGGTCGTCTTCGATTGA
- a CDS encoding LysM peptidoglycan-binding domain-containing protein, whose amino-acid sequence MDTISQDNNESSFSWLPVLALIVGVIAGVLAGVALAKVTNIDKTLAEQSAIAARIDDLEGKMRDTATSAETANKNITKVIGDTQKGFNTMGDLFGKLSAKVDELETKAITPPPVVSSSSSGSSSAPAVAGPNEYLVKSGDTGIKIARTLGVSWTDLQAVNPGVNWNRLAIGQPIKVPQK is encoded by the coding sequence ATGGATACTATTTCTCAGGACAACAACGAATCATCGTTTAGCTGGCTGCCCGTTTTGGCCCTCATCGTTGGCGTGATCGCCGGCGTGCTGGCCGGTGTAGCGCTCGCTAAGGTGACCAACATCGACAAGACCCTTGCTGAGCAAAGCGCGATCGCGGCTCGCATCGATGATCTCGAGGGCAAAATGCGGGATACGGCGACGTCCGCCGAAACGGCCAATAAAAACATCACCAAGGTCATCGGCGACACCCAGAAAGGCTTCAACACCATGGGTGACCTGTTCGGTAAGCTCTCTGCCAAGGTCGACGAGCTCGAGACCAAGGCCATCACACCGCCTCCGGTTGTGTCCTCGTCCTCCTCCGGCAGTTCCAGCGCCCCGGCCGTGGCCGGTCCGAATGAGTATTTGGTGAAATCCGGCGATACCGGCATCAAGATCGCCCGCACCTTGGGGGTCTCCTGGACGGACCTGCAAGCGGTCAACCCGGGCGTGAACTGGAACCGCCTCGCCATCGGCCAGCCGATCAAGGTGCCGCAGAAGTAA
- a CDS encoding tetratricopeptide repeat protein translates to MSKSNPTPSQPSGGDASASADVPAAAPDLEENVQLFWEKNRTLLIGIAVLVLVAIVGRNGWIMLQESQEEAARMEYAALDSDSAREAFADSHAGTTLAGAALLEVADAAFADGRFGEAKTKYQAAAEELEGTVFADRVSLGVAMSTLMSGDESAAITALRDLANNPAVSPAVRSEAIFHLASRAANSGDFEALNSLVTQIVAIDPASNWTRRVTMLQAAVGSAPDDTEESTITVPSL, encoded by the coding sequence ATGTCCAAGTCCAATCCGACCCCTTCCCAACCTTCTGGTGGTGACGCCTCCGCGTCCGCCGATGTTCCCGCCGCCGCTCCCGATCTCGAGGAGAACGTGCAACTTTTCTGGGAAAAGAACCGCACCCTTCTCATTGGAATCGCGGTGCTGGTGTTGGTCGCCATCGTCGGCCGCAACGGTTGGATCATGTTGCAAGAGAGCCAGGAGGAGGCCGCTCGCATGGAGTATGCGGCACTCGACAGCGACAGTGCGCGCGAAGCGTTTGCCGACTCGCACGCCGGAACGACTTTGGCCGGTGCGGCCTTGCTGGAGGTTGCCGATGCCGCATTCGCGGATGGCCGGTTCGGTGAGGCCAAGACCAAGTATCAAGCCGCGGCGGAAGAGCTCGAAGGCACCGTTTTTGCCGATCGCGTGAGTCTCGGTGTGGCCATGTCGACGTTGATGTCGGGCGACGAATCCGCTGCCATCACCGCCCTGCGCGATCTAGCCAACAACCCGGCGGTGAGCCCGGCAGTCCGCAGCGAAGCCATCTTCCATCTGGCTTCGCGGGCGGCCAACAGCGGTGATTTTGAAGCGCTCAACAGCCTCGTCACCCAGATTGTCGCGATCGATCCGGCCTCCAACTGGACGCGTCGCGTAACGATGTTGCAGGCTGCTGTTGGTTCCGCTCCGGACGATACCGAGGAGTCGACCATCACGGTCCCGTCACTCTGA
- a CDS encoding NUDIX hydrolase produces MSASTDPRPWQRTDDRTLLHTRVFDVRSSRFRHPGRADAKEFFVIDAPDWAVVLPMTPQGELVMVRQFRFGMEGLSLELPGGVIERGEDPAQAAVRELAEETGYTGAAPTVLGSVHPNPAIQSNRAHVILVPEVQLTADLKWDADEEMSIALVPVQEVLQRARAGEVTHALMLNGLFLLEPWWREQGKKRGWAGI; encoded by the coding sequence GTGTCCGCCTCTACTGATCCCCGCCCTTGGCAACGCACTGACGATCGCACCCTGCTGCACACCCGCGTCTTCGACGTGCGCAGTTCACGCTTTCGCCACCCCGGTCGCGCCGATGCGAAGGAATTTTTTGTCATCGATGCCCCGGACTGGGCAGTGGTTCTCCCGATGACCCCGCAGGGCGAACTGGTAATGGTGCGGCAGTTTCGATTCGGCATGGAGGGTTTGTCCCTGGAACTTCCCGGCGGGGTGATCGAGCGCGGCGAAGATCCGGCACAGGCTGCCGTGCGGGAGTTGGCGGAGGAAACAGGCTACACCGGAGCCGCACCGACAGTCCTGGGTTCGGTGCACCCGAATCCGGCCATTCAGAGCAATCGCGCCCACGTCATCCTCGTGCCGGAGGTGCAACTCACGGCGGACCTCAAGTGGGATGCGGATGAGGAAATGAGCATTGCGCTCGTGCCGGTGCAGGAGGTGTTGCAGCGGGCGCGGGCAGGGGAAGTGACCCACGCGCTCATGCTCAACGGACTCTTCCTGCTCGAGCCGTGGTGGCGGGAGCAGGGCAAAAAGCGGGGTTGGGCTGGAATTTGA